One Papaver somniferum cultivar HN1 unplaced genomic scaffold, ASM357369v1 unplaced-scaffold_135, whole genome shotgun sequence genomic window, GTCTTCCCAGCTCTCACAAATTCTGCCAGGATTTCGCTATACAACAACTAGTAAAGACGCAATGAACCGTGATTGAATTCAAAGTTTTCTGATTACGTTCTGACAATTCTGATTACGTTCTTCTTCCTCACatacagaagaagagaaaaatcctggCAAACAACCAAACAATAAAACACTGAACTACTTGAGTTTAAGGAGTTGAGCAAATGTAGATTTTCTATGTGAGATGGAACTAACGAAATATTGAAAAGCTAAGCAGATCAGGCAAGTAACTCAATATCGATCCTAACTCAGTGTCTTGTGAAACATGAAAAAGATCTTAACTCAGTGTCTtgtgaaacataaaaaagaaTCATAGTATGCTGCCATGTCAAACGGGAGTGCCCAACAGAGAGAAAAATAGACATTCAAACTGTGAGGCAAAATCAAATGCAGCACAAATGAAGTCTAAAATATGAAAATATCAAACTAGAATATTTCGCTGAACTGGGAATAGGAATATAAGCAGTAAAATGTACTTGCAAGCAAAATTTAACAACAAAGCCGCCATATGTATTAAAGATCCAAAAACTGAGACTTAAATTCATGTCTTTCATCGGTCTTACCATTAAATCTGACTAACCAAACAAAGTAACTAAATTTATAGTTCAAAAGGTGATGCAAGTATTCAAGAAAATCCACCAACAGACGAAACTACGAAGCTGCAAGAGAAAATCACTGGGAGACACCGAGCCACTTCTGGAAGACATCGAACTCTGTGTAATCGCTGTCTGAGATCATAGTTTGGTACCACGCCTTTCCTGCAGCCCTGATAGCAGCCGACTCCTCCTTCAAGACCAAACAAGAATAAGATTAGCCCATCAAGTTCAAAGAAGGATCAAAAGTCCAAAACAACAAATCCAAAATAACATTCAAGAAAAGACCATATGTAAAATGCAACTCCGAATCCAAATTTTATTCTATGAACATGGTATATTAGTTGGTACAAACACATTCAAAGTCCAGGAAGTAAGTATCAATCAAACTGGTAGAAACATTCATCAGTTAGAAACTTGCAGGTAGTAAAACTAGGACATACGAAGCATGTGTGTATCTAAATGAAACAAATAGGAGGTGACAGATTACAAGACTTGCTTTGTTTAGGCATAATATCATATTCCATACTATTTGATAATACACACATCAAGATATCAACTTACACTCGTACGATTCACACACAAATATGAACACAAGAAAGTAATTACATGCACAAATGCCATCACATTGAAATCTAGAAATCAGCAATTACATGATACAAACATCATCACATTGAAATCTAGAAATCAGCAATTACATGATACAAACATCATCATATTCAAATCTAGAAATCAGCAATTCCATGTTACAAACTTCATTAACCAACGCATCAACCCACATTATTCACCGGACCACAATAAAAAAGGATCAAAACTCCAAATATTATAACCGAAAATAGGTGTTTATCACTACACAATGCACACCAAAATGAAGAAAGTTTACCAGTACTAGATACTTGCAAGTAGTAAAATTAGGGCATCCAAAGCATGTACACATCCAAACGAAACAAATAGCAAGTACTAGAAAATATATACCCACACATATAGCAAGTACAAGAATTGCTTTGTTTGGGAACAATAACACACTCTATTCTTAATTGATAATAGACATATCAGCATTCTAATTGATAATACACATATCAACATATGAACTTATACTGACTCACAAATATTTGCATAAATCAGTAATAACATGCGcaaacaccatcaccatcacaATGAAATATAGAAATCAGCAATTACATGTTACAAACTACATCAGCCAACACATCAACCAACATTATTCACAAGACCATGTTAAGAAGCAAACAAATTTAccatacacacatatgcattaACCAATTAAGAAAGAATTGAAAAATGAGATATACCTTTGTAATGTTGGTTCGTTTCTTCTCGAGCTTCTCCTTCTTAGCCTTAACACGTTGAGCTTCGGCCAGAAGAGCCATCCTCCTAGCAGTCTTAGCATACGGGTTCAATCTAAACATGGTATTCAAATTCTTCTTCAAAGGATTCTTCTTCATTGGTGCTCTCTTAGCATCTTTCTTAATAGGTCTAACAACAGATTGAATCTCATCAGAATTAATAACCCTAGCAAGATCAGCATTAACCATTTTAGATCTAGGCAACACATATCCTTTCTTCTTATCACTAGCTTTCTCAAACGAACCATAGATCGAATCCAACTTCTCAAACGCCGACTTAGTCCAGATAACAAATCTACCAGGATGACCACCAGGAGCAAGTTTCAACAAATTAAGCCTCTCAATATTAGCAATCTCAATACCAGGAATGTTTCTGAAAGCTTTCGCAATCTTAGATCCCTCGGTACCGTAAACAATCAAAGGACCTTTCTTCGACACATAACGCCTGTTCCTCATTTTACCTTTCCCTGGCCTGATCTTCTCACTATCCTTCACCTTTTCAACGTCAGCATAAGCACCAAGTTGTTTCAAAACCTTAATAGCAGCATTAGTTTTCTCAACACCTTCAATCGAATCATTAACAACTAAAGGAAGTTCAGGAACACCTTCAATAGTATGACCACGAGCTAAAACAATCGAAGGAACAGCAGATGCAGCCAAAGCCGAAACAACAGCATACCTTTTCTCATTCACGTTAACCTTACGATGCCACCTTCTCCAGATTCGTGTTGGTGCGAACATCCTTCCACCTCTGCACATGTTTCCGAAAGCTCCTTGACCGGCACGGTGAGTACCACTGCCGGAAACCCTAGAGATACGAGAAACGGCACGACCGGTACCCCATGATACTGCAGATGTTTGATGACCAGCTTCTCTGCTAACAGCGTATGGCTGTCTGGCGTTCTTCGAGATGAGGGCGTGAATATATCTGATGATATCAGTTCTGATTGAAGCTGTCATCACAGCTGGAAAGGCAACGGTGCTTCCACCATCAGTAGCCATGTCTCCTTCTAGGGATTGGACTGTAACCAGAGGTCTCACCGCCGCGGCTGCCATTGATGAAAGCTTAGttttggaggaggaggaggaggaagagaaaCCACCGCTTTTGAGACTCTTCTAGGGTTTTTATCTCGAATGAAACGAGCTTTAGGGATTTTATTGAGGAAAGGGAGAAATGAAATGACACAATTGCCCTACGAATACTAGGAGGCTGTTTGGATGAACCTCACATAGGGTGTTTGGAAACATGACGAGTGGAAGTTGCTTTTCGGCAAAATTAAGTTGAATGGCCGAAGTTAGTTTACTATACTATTTCAAAACCACTTTTATAGCGTGTTTACAGGGCCGTCTTGCCATTTTTGAGTGTTCTAGGCGAATTTAAAATATGGGACTTTTTTATGGGTTACTAAATCAGAAAATAGATTTACATTTTAAATTTAGCAGgacatatatctatatatttaaaATGGTAATTTGAATCAAAAAACAGTCACATTTTAAATTTAACGGTAGGATTTTGAGATTCTATGTATGTAAATTAGCATAAAATATGCCTAAAATGCTTTGTTGATTCAAAAATCAAATAATATGTACTGTTTTAAAATTTTAGCAACAATTATAAGTATCACAACTTTTTTGTGATATAAATAactattagaaattgattctgcAACACTTATCAATATCACATATTACTTATaactaaataaatataaaaaatttgGGGCCCAATTATTTGGGGCTCTAGGCGGCCGACTATATTGCCCAGTGCATAAGACGGCCCTGCGTGTTTAGATACACATCCATAATTaattttttgacttctagaatACAAAAGGCAAAAAGTTAGTTTAAGTATAAAATTTCAGAACGCCTTCTAGtctcgagtaaaaaaaaatcgacAATTGACTAATGTTTATGACTTCTGCTTTTTTCGTATCCAAACACAGtgttaaaaaccaaaaaataaagttTTTATAATAATGCTTTTGAATACAAAATCATAAGTTACCTTTTGATTTCTGAAAATCGAACAGTCAGAAGCTAGTTTGAGTgtattttttaatgatttttagaagtaaaaaaaattaatttctgaTAAAACAAAGTTTGTTTCTAGTTTTTGAGATTGAGTTCACTGCAATATGAAAACTAAACATGCCCAACCTGCAACATGAAAACTAAACATAGCAAAAATACCCAAGATGCACCTGGGTGTATCTGAGTTCAACAGGCATCATACTCTTGGACTGAATATTATCTAACATTAACATCCTTCTAAAACCAAGTACCAttattgcataagaactatttaaaACAACTGATCATTATCTTATTGTAGAACAACTAATTTTTGTTAGATTTTGAGCTCCTATATGATTATAACTTGACCGCAAGTGTGGTATAAACAATATGCAACACATCTACATGGACAAATTTAACCAAGATGCACCCAGGTGCATCTGAGTTCAGTGCAACATGCAAACCAAACTTACCCAAGTTTATCCAAGATGCACCTAGGTGAATCTGAGTTTACTGCAACATGAAAACTATACAGATCCAACAACACCTAAGATGCACCAATGTATATCTCAAATACCTAACCAAGTTCAATTTAATTATGCAGTATTTACCAGAAAATTGTTCTTGTTCAAATTTAAATTCAAAAAACAATATCGATAAAATCAATCAACTGGTACACCCAAAGTTTTATTTCAAAATAAATACCCaattcaaaaacctaatttcaaaataGATACCTAATTAATAACCAAATGTTTCATTTCCTAATTCgggaatcaaaaatcaaaaattagggttaggagcTTACGATTTTTAGGTCCATCGCTGCTCATCTTTGATGAAATAAACAACCTCTTTGATTTTCAGGGAATTGGCAAAATAGAATCGAGAATTTTAGAAAAATTAGGGCATCTCGAAATAGTGATGGAGTTGATTCTGAAGAGGTGTTTATAAAATACTTTTTATGGTCTTGATGTCGACGTTGATGATGGAGAAGAAAAAGATGTCGACGTTGAtggtggggaagaagaagaaaataaagttgGTCCCGGTGGTTTTTGTTTTTCCGTAAGAAGGAGGAGAAAACAAGATGGTGACGGagaaaataatactccctccgtttctggaaaagagatgctttcactttttcaatttgacttatttttaggttaaaatgaaaaagtgaaagtatcacttttctaaaaacagagggagtatgaCCGAAGTGATGTAAGGGTGTTCTGGTCTTTTTATGtgtatgtctttttcacccagacaTATATTTTAGCAGTCCAATGCTACCAAGCTTTATGGTTTTTGGCCATATGACCCATTTTTCGTGATATCTGTGGCATTGGAAGGGATTCGGCTTAGTGAAATAATCCATTGACGTTCAATCCGGATTGTTTCTTAGGAAATACTATTAATTATCGTGGACAACATTTTCAATTCTTACTATTTGGGGCTGGAAGACGTGTGTATCATGGCATACCGTGGACAACACTCCCAATATTTAATCTTTCAGCACTCCCTTTAGGCTATAAACCCTagataggaagaaaaaaaataaggaaattgGAAATAAGATGCTTACATGTGCAATAGCAGACTGTAACATAGGTCAAAACTCTCAAAGGATTGCAGGAGTGCCCATATTCTCGTAATTCTGTAACAAACTTTGTTTTCTGTCATCAAAGTCAAAGTTATCCTTGCAATCTTATCTATCCTTAATGGGCATACCAATGGACCATCAATACTTAATGGGAATTCAACTCCCAGTACTCCATAAAATGAGAACCCATGAAAGAAAATGTCAAGGATACGTGACGAGCATGCCAATATTTGCACAATAGTTAGCTGTAACTTCAAGTTCAAGTATTTCCTTATTTATGTTTAGCTAAGTCTAGTATGTCTTTCTGTACAAGTTGATTTAAGTTTATAAATCTTTGTAACATCAACTGATATAAATATATGTGGCCCCTACGTTAATGCATAGAGAACCAAGATTCTTCAATTCTACATGGTATACAGATTAGGTTCCGATCCTCTCAATTATTCAGTAACCCTCCTCTAAATTATTCAGTAACCCTAAACCTATTACCCAATATTCTTTGTCCCAATTATTCCGTATTTATACAACCTTCTTTGTCTCATGGCTTCGTCTTCTTCAATTGTCACTAAAACAAACAAGATCCAACACCTTGTTTCTACAAAACTTAATGCCGGTAACTACCTTATATGGTGTGCTCAATTCATCGCTCTTTTTGCGAATCCACCGACTCATGAAATTTGTTGATGGCACTTATTCTTGTCCTCCTGCAACCCTCACCGTTATTATTGATGGGAAAACTATTGATGATAAAGTTATTGAGGGTAAAACTGATGCCAAACAAGAAGTAGATAACCCTGCCTATGAGACATGGCAGCACCGAGATCACACCATCATAAGATGGATTTTCTCCACCTTATCCGACCCTATCTTATCTTTGGTGGCTCATCTCCAAACATCTGAAGCAATCTGGAAACCAATCGAAGGGAAGTTAGAAACAAAGTCTCAAGCCTATATAATGAAACTTCAGCGAGATCTCCGTACCATCCGCAAAGGTGAGTCATCTATGAGCGATTACCTTCTTAGAGCCAAAACCCTTTCAGACAACCTTGCTACTGCAAGGTGTTCAAGCTCTAATTTATCTTCTCAACACATCGTTTTCCATTAAAGATTTGGGTACATTGAGGCCAACTTTACTTCCAACGAGTTATTTATTTCACAACGTAAGTATGTTACTGATCTCCTAATAAGAAGCAAAGGACGGGGCAAAGCCAGTTTCGACACCCCTCGATTCGAAGGTTACCTTATCTGTATTTGATGGCACTGGATTAACTGATCCTACTGCGTACAGTAGCACCGTAGCCCTACAATATCTCACTTTCACACGCCCCGACATCTCTTTTGCTGTCAATAAGGTATGCCAGTTTATGCAAGACCCTCGTGAACCACATTGGGTGGCTGTAAAACGTATCTTGCAATATCTCAAAGGGATGTCTGTTGAGCTAGGTTTGTCGCTATGTACTACTACAAATATTGATCTTTGTGCTTATTCGGACGGAGTCTGGGATGGATGTCCTGATTTTCGTCGCTCTACTGGTGGGTACTGTATTTTTTCGAAATCACTCTCATTTCTCTGAGTGCTAGAAAGCAAAAAACCTTAGCTAAATCAAGCACGGAGGCTGAATATATGGCTCTTGCGACTGATATGGATCCAGTCATTGTTGAAACAGTTAGGAATCAATACTAACACCCCAGTGCTTTGGTGGGATACGTGAAAACATACCCACAACTTCCGAACAATTTGTGGAAAGATACCAAGTAAAAGAACATGTCCCCGTTTACTTTTAAAGCTAGTCATATCTGTTGACCATCCTTTATCATCTATCAAAGATCCCACTATTCTAACTCCACGTGTATTGGTTTCGTCTCTGTGTAGGAATTTAAGGTAGCTCTGAAGGAAGACACCATGGATTATTCAATGTACACTTCTAATATCAAACGAAAACGTCCACCTGCCAGAAGTTCTACTACACCTGCCAGAAGTTCTAGAGGCGGGAGATCTGTTCGTGAAACAGGATATTATgacgaggaagaagatgaagattacgATGATGGATACAGCaatagaaaattaaataacaGCAGCCGAAAAAGCAATAGTGGTAGAGGGAGAGCGAGAAGGCGGTTGTAGAGCTGTTCAGTTGTAAGTAGATCACTGAATGGCTGACCTGACATGTACATTATGTAGAATAGGAAAATTTACCTTTTAACCGGTGAAAGAGAAGTCCAGGAGATATGGAAATGGGTTATCGgaaagcaagttaaagaggaaggaAATGGGTTATGAGAAAGCAAGATAAACAGGGAGCCGTAAAAAGGCTCTTTGTAGTCTATTGCTTTTTACATTCTGTATTTTTGNNNNNNNNNNGCATCATACTCTTGGACTGAATATTATCTAACATTAACATCCTTCTAAAACCAAGTACCAttattgcataagaactatttaaaACAACTGATCATTATCTTATT contains:
- the LOC113334206 gene encoding 60S ribosomal protein L4-like, translated to MAAAAVRPLVTVQSLEGDMATDGGSTVAFPAVMTASIRTDIIRYIHALISKNARQPYAVSREAGHQTSAVSWGTGRAVSRISRVSGSGTHRAGQGAFGNMCRGGRMFAPTRIWRRWHRKVNVNEKRYAVVSALAASAVPSIVLARGHTIEGVPELPLVVNDSIEGVEKTNAAIKVLKQLGAYADVEKVKDSEKIRPGKGKMRNRRYVSKKGPLIVYGTEGSKIAKAFRNIPGIEIANIERLNLLKLAPGGHPGRFVIWTKSAFEKLDSIYGSFEKASDKKKGYVLPRSKMVNADLARVINSDEIQSVVRPIKKDAKRAPMKKNPLKKNLNTMFRLNPYAKTARRMALLAEAQRVKAKKEKLEKKRTNITKEESAAIRAAGKAWYQTMISDSDYTEFDVFQKWLGVSQ